In Pirellulales bacterium, a genomic segment contains:
- a CDS encoding DHA2 family efflux MFS transporter permease subunit — protein sequence MSTTVAATSMAGRPAINPWVVAAAVVVPTFMEVLDTTIANVALRYIAGGLSAAVIDSEWVITSYLAANAIILPISGWLAAHFGRRNYFLLSIAVFTIASGLCGMATSLEQLILFRVIQGLAGGGLQPCTQGVLLDTFPAEKQGAAMTVFAIAGLVAPILGPSLGGWITDHYSWRWIFYINVPMGAVAFVASYFLLEDPEYLKRERIELRARPLNFDVIGLMLLVVVMVSWEIGLSKGQQWDWLGDPFGRVQTLTTLFVLALAGLIFWELRIPNPVVNLRPLGERNFAVSCIILFCAFGVLYAVSTSLPGLLQSLFGYDATSSGLVMSPSGVASVTLLPIVGILLGRGVDARWMIVVGLFVMGVGCYWMAQMNLGISPLQVVWPRVVTVAGLSMIFAPLNVAAYMYTPKELRGAAVGLASLLRNEGGSVGTSLAQTIHERRDQFHTLRLGESIDPLNPNVNSYLEQMQGFFYGLTGDAATAQDMALESLSGLREQQSSSLAYFDVFWVAAVLAVVLMLLVALMKRSVAEKGAHLAAE from the coding sequence ATGAGCACCACTGTCGCCGCCACGAGCATGGCCGGGCGCCCCGCGATCAATCCTTGGGTTGTGGCCGCGGCGGTGGTCGTGCCCACGTTCATGGAGGTGCTGGACACGACGATCGCCAATGTGGCGCTGCGATATATCGCCGGCGGCCTGTCGGCGGCGGTGATCGATAGCGAGTGGGTGATCACCAGCTACCTGGCGGCCAACGCGATCATCCTGCCGATCTCGGGATGGCTGGCCGCTCATTTCGGACGTCGCAATTACTTTTTGCTGTCGATCGCGGTCTTTACGATTGCCTCGGGCTTGTGCGGCATGGCCACCAGCCTGGAACAATTGATCCTGTTTCGCGTGATCCAGGGTTTGGCCGGCGGCGGCTTGCAGCCCTGCACGCAGGGGGTTCTGCTCGATACATTCCCGGCCGAGAAGCAGGGCGCGGCCATGACCGTATTCGCCATCGCGGGGCTAGTCGCGCCGATCCTGGGGCCGTCGCTCGGCGGCTGGATCACCGACCATTACTCGTGGCGATGGATCTTTTACATCAACGTGCCGATGGGGGCAGTGGCGTTTGTGGCCTCGTATTTCCTGCTAGAAGATCCCGAGTATCTCAAGCGCGAGCGGATCGAATTGCGCGCGCGGCCGCTCAATTTCGACGTCATTGGACTGATGCTGCTGGTCGTGGTGATGGTGTCTTGGGAAATCGGGCTCAGCAAGGGGCAGCAATGGGACTGGCTGGGCGATCCCTTTGGACGCGTGCAAACCTTGACCACGCTCTTCGTCCTTGCGCTAGCCGGGCTGATCTTTTGGGAATTGCGCATCCCGAATCCGGTCGTTAATCTGCGACCGCTGGGCGAGCGCAATTTTGCCGTCTCGTGCATTATTCTGTTCTGCGCCTTTGGCGTGCTGTATGCCGTCAGCACGTCGCTGCCCGGATTGTTGCAATCGCTGTTCGGCTACGACGCCACTAGCTCGGGCCTGGTGATGTCTCCGTCGGGTGTGGCCTCGGTGACGCTGCTCCCCATCGTGGGCATTTTGCTGGGGCGCGGAGTCGATGCGCGGTGGATGATCGTGGTGGGGCTGTTCGTGATGGGAGTCGGCTGTTATTGGATGGCGCAGATGAATTTGGGCATCAGCCCGTTGCAAGTGGTCTGGCCGCGCGTGGTAACGGTGGCCGGATTGTCGATGATCTTCGCGCCGCTCAATGTGGCGGCCTACATGTATACGCCCAAGGAGTTGCGCGGGGCGGCCGTCGGCCTGGCCAGCCTGCTGCGCAACGAAGGGGGGAGCGTCGGCACCTCGCTGGCGCAAACGATTCACGAACGCCGCGACCAGTTTCACACGCTACGGCTGGGTGAATCGATCGATCCCCTGAACCCGAACGTGAATTCTTACTTAGAGCAGATGCAGGGATTCTTCTACGGCCTAACCGGGGACGCCGCGACGGCGCAGGACATGGCGCTCGAGTCGCTCTCGGGTCTGCGCGAGCAGCAGTCGTCTTCGCTCGCCTACTTCGACGTCTTCTGGGTGGCCGCCGTACTGGCCGTGGTGCTGATGCTGCTGGTCGCGCTCATGAAGCGCTCGGTGGCTGAAAAGGGTGCGCATCTGGCCGCCGAGTGA
- a CDS encoding ABC transporter permease: MKNAVTGPAAWLRRVSGLVRKESLQIRRDWSSYLIAGLLPLLLLFVFGYGVTLDLRRVPVAVVIEQSTPEVDSLLASFHNSPYFTVIRAHHRAEVEDDLVAGRIKGVIVLAADFSDRLGRGESAPIQVIVDGADPNTAGLVLNYVEGVWANWIGQEAIAGSAMTSPRRMPAIVGIEARYWFNPDIRSQNFLIPGSIAIIMTLIGTLLTALVVAREWERGTIEALMATPVGRSEFLIGKLLPYFLLGMGAMVLSVTAAVYIFGVPFRGSIGALLIVSTAFLSAMLPLGLLISTLTKNQFAASQAALVMGFLPAFELSGFIFEIDAMPWPIRWFTYLLPPRYFVASLQTLFLAGDVMSVLVPGTLALVLMSTVLLALLVRITRMRLE; this comes from the coding sequence ATGAAGAACGCCGTCACGGGCCCCGCGGCCTGGTTGCGACGTGTATCGGGACTGGTGCGCAAGGAGTCGCTGCAGATCCGACGGGATTGGAGCAGTTATCTGATCGCCGGGCTGCTGCCGCTGCTCTTGCTGTTCGTATTCGGCTACGGCGTGACGCTCGATCTGCGGCGCGTGCCGGTGGCCGTGGTGATCGAGCAATCAACGCCCGAGGTTGACAGCCTGTTGGCCTCGTTCCACAACTCTCCCTACTTCACCGTGATCCGCGCGCATCATCGGGCCGAGGTCGAAGACGACCTGGTGGCTGGCCGGATCAAGGGTGTAATCGTGCTGGCGGCCGATTTCAGCGACCGGCTGGGGCGCGGCGAATCGGCGCCGATCCAAGTCATCGTCGATGGGGCCGATCCCAACACGGCCGGTCTGGTGCTGAACTACGTCGAAGGCGTGTGGGCCAACTGGATCGGCCAAGAGGCCATCGCCGGCTCGGCCATGACGTCGCCGCGCAGAATGCCCGCCATCGTCGGGATCGAGGCGCGTTATTGGTTCAATCCCGACATACGAAGTCAGAACTTTCTGATCCCGGGATCGATCGCGATCATCATGACGCTGATCGGCACGCTGCTTACGGCGCTGGTCGTGGCCCGCGAGTGGGAACGCGGCACGATCGAGGCGCTGATGGCCACACCCGTCGGACGATCCGAATTTCTGATCGGCAAGTTGTTGCCCTATTTCTTGCTGGGCATGGGGGCCATGGTGCTGTCGGTGACGGCGGCGGTGTATATCTTTGGCGTGCCATTCCGCGGCTCGATCGGCGCGCTCTTGATCGTCTCGACCGCGTTTTTATCCGCGATGCTGCCGCTGGGCCTGTTGATCTCGACGCTTACCAAAAATCAGTTTGCCGCCAGCCAGGCCGCGCTGGTGATGGGCTTTTTGCCGGCCTTTGAGCTGTCTGGGTTTATTTTTGAGATCGACGCCATGCCCTGGCCGATCCGTTGGTTCACCTACCTGCTGCCGCCGCGCTACTTCGTGGCCAGCTTGCAGACATTATTTCTGGCCGGCGACGTGATGTCGGTGCTGGTGCCAGGCACGTTGGCGCTCGTGCTGATGAGCACTGTATTGCTCGCGCTGTTGGTGCGCATTACTCGTATGAGATTGGAATAG
- the hlyD gene encoding secretion protein HlyD gives MSTAKRDAGDPTAKSGKGTSTSKPGQDTASTPAPTAPTGATRDAPAGASTAAAPPVVEHRSPIRFVLPALLIAAAAGGGYAWYRFEYSVGDSSHLVIQGNIDVRQVNLAFKVDGRIASLAVDEGDTVTAEQVIATLDKKYFEDDLQRVQARRASAAAALARLENGSRPEEISSAKAQVAEQHATVARAQQDFDRAERLVNSGAVSRETFDQTKSALAEAQARLKYAEETERMAVIGPRQEDIDAGKAQLADAEAAVVQSERRLSDSELFAPSDGIILTRAREKGAIVAAGETVFTLTLASPVWVRTYVNERDLGRIRPGMLAEVRTDTAPDKPYQGRIGFISPTAEFTPKTVETRELRTNLVYRLRVVVDNPNSGLRQGMPVSVTLNLDGRE, from the coding sequence ATGTCCACCGCAAAGCGGGACGCCGGAGACCCTACCGCAAAGTCTGGCAAAGGCACATCAACATCGAAGCCCGGGCAAGACACGGCCAGCACGCCTGCGCCCACGGCGCCGACTGGCGCAACGCGTGACGCGCCTGCGGGCGCCAGCACTGCGGCCGCACCGCCCGTTGTCGAGCATCGCTCGCCGATTCGTTTTGTGCTGCCAGCGCTCTTGATCGCCGCGGCGGCCGGCGGTGGCTACGCGTGGTATCGCTTCGAGTACTCCGTCGGCGACAGTTCGCACCTGGTCATTCAGGGGAACATCGACGTACGGCAAGTGAACCTGGCCTTCAAGGTGGACGGGCGGATCGCTTCGCTGGCCGTCGACGAGGGCGACACCGTCACCGCGGAACAAGTGATTGCGACACTCGACAAGAAGTATTTCGAGGATGACTTGCAGCGTGTTCAAGCACGCCGCGCTAGCGCCGCGGCCGCACTGGCCCGCTTGGAAAACGGCTCGCGTCCGGAGGAGATCTCGTCGGCCAAAGCCCAAGTGGCCGAACAACACGCCACGGTCGCCCGCGCCCAACAGGATTTCGATCGCGCCGAGCGGCTGGTGAATTCGGGCGCGGTGAGCCGCGAGACATTCGACCAGACAAAGTCCGCCTTGGCCGAGGCGCAAGCCCGGCTGAAGTACGCCGAAGAAACCGAACGCATGGCCGTGATCGGCCCGCGGCAAGAAGACATCGATGCAGGCAAAGCGCAATTGGCCGATGCCGAAGCGGCCGTCGTCCAATCCGAGCGCCGGCTGTCGGACAGCGAGCTGTTCGCACCCAGCGACGGAATCATCCTGACCCGAGCCCGCGAAAAAGGGGCCATCGTGGCGGCAGGCGAGACGGTGTTCACGCTGACGCTCGCCTCGCCGGTTTGGGTGCGCACGTATGTCAACGAGCGTGACCTCGGACGCATTCGGCCTGGCATGCTGGCCGAAGTGCGCACCGACACGGCGCCAGACAAGCCCTATCAGGGTCGGATCGGATTCATCTCGCCCACGGCCGAGTTCACTCCCAAGACAGTCGAGACGCGCGAGCTGCGGACGAATCTGGTCTATCGCTTGCGGGTGGTCGTCGATAATCCCAACAGCGGCCTGCGGCAGGGAATGCCGGTCAGCGTGACATTGAATCTCGACGGGCGGGAATGA
- a CDS encoding ABC transporter permease, translated as MWHRISTLIVKEFLAVWRDPKSRAILIVPPLIELLVFSFAATQEVKDVRIAILNRDLGTSARDLVALFEGSPNFSSIQFLDDESQIAGAIDSRFALMVLSIQSDFSRELAAGRPTDVQLLLDGRRSNAAQIVEGYATVIITRFNEELLAARRGAVPPMTVIASRLWFNPNQTVTWNTVPSLVAILTTVMGLLVTALSVARERELGTFEQLLVSPLGPLEIIIGKTVPALFLGMAQASVMILAGVVVFRVPFEGSLLLLYGSMVVYLFAVIGVGLFVSSVAKTQQQAILGAFVFMVPAMSLSGFASPVENMPDWLQYATLCNPIRYYVLIVKGIFLKDLPASVVFANIWPMALIGMVTLSSAGWLFRHRME; from the coding sequence ATGTGGCATCGCATCAGCACGCTGATCGTGAAAGAATTTCTCGCCGTTTGGCGAGATCCGAAAAGCCGCGCGATCCTGATCGTGCCGCCGCTCATCGAGCTGTTGGTATTCTCCTTTGCGGCGACGCAAGAAGTGAAAGACGTGCGGATCGCGATCCTGAATCGCGATCTCGGCACCAGCGCCCGCGACCTGGTGGCGCTGTTCGAAGGCTCGCCAAACTTCTCTTCGATCCAGTTTTTGGATGACGAAAGTCAGATTGCCGGCGCCATCGACTCGCGCTTTGCGCTGATGGTGCTGTCGATTCAGTCGGACTTCTCGCGCGAGCTGGCCGCGGGCCGCCCGACAGACGTGCAGCTATTGCTCGACGGCCGGCGCTCGAACGCCGCGCAGATTGTGGAAGGCTATGCGACCGTGATCATTACCCGCTTCAACGAAGAACTGCTAGCGGCCCGCCGTGGGGCGGTACCGCCGATGACGGTGATCGCCAGCCGCTTGTGGTTCAATCCGAATCAGACCGTCACCTGGAACACGGTCCCCAGCCTGGTCGCGATACTGACCACCGTGATGGGGCTGCTGGTGACCGCGCTATCGGTCGCCCGCGAGCGCGAGCTCGGCACGTTCGAACAATTGCTGGTCTCGCCGCTGGGGCCGCTAGAGATCATCATCGGCAAGACGGTGCCGGCCCTGTTCTTGGGTATGGCCCAAGCCAGCGTGATGATTCTGGCCGGCGTGGTAGTATTTCGCGTCCCGTTCGAGGGATCGCTGTTGCTACTCTACGGCAGCATGGTGGTCTATCTGTTCGCCGTGATTGGGGTGGGGTTGTTCGTTTCGTCGGTGGCCAAGACCCAGCAGCAGGCCATCCTGGGAGCGTTTGTTTTCATGGTACCGGCCATGTCGCTATCGGGCTTCGCCAGCCCGGTCGAAAACATGCCCGACTGGCTGCAATACGCGACGCTGTGCAACCCGATCCGCTATTACGTGCTAATCGTCAAGGGAATATTCCTCAAAGACCTGCCGGCCTCGGTGGTCTTCGCCAACATCTGGCCGATGGCCCTGATTGGCATGGTCACATTGTCTAGCGCGGGCTGGTTATTTCGTCATCGCATGGAATGA
- a CDS encoding TolC family protein — translation MFSATTHGPTARRPSRLVQTRTPPRRTRRARRRAPGLSLLLLCLCVACGCTSLRQWCRNGWKVGPNYVRPAAPVAPTWVDSANPRVISEPAADCAWWTVFNDPVLNGLVDAARAQNLDLRAAGTRILEARAQRGIAVGNLFPQKQTALGSYTHGQISKNLQLPFPQNFSFYTSGFNASWELDVWGRYRRIIEGSTADVDAAIEGYGETLVMMLSDVATAYVQMRTFEQRLAYARRNVDIQRGSTQLAEQRFTNGAATELDVRQARSNLAQTEALIPSLVAGRRQAANQLCILMGMPVTDLAEGLTPAPIPRAPAEVAIGIPADLLRRRPDVRRAEREVAAQSAQIGVAQADLYPRLALNGFLGYAADNFRDMFRADSFTSFIIPSLQWNVLNYGRIVNNITTQDARLQREALEYQQAALRAGREVEDALIGFLQAQLAAVSYGQSVVEAQRAVELVLLQFEGGVTDFNRVFNAQTTLVQQQDQLAQAQGDIALRLIDVYRSLGGGWRYFMGGEMPQVQGQDPTQPAAPAEIVPAPAADADEKKK, via the coding sequence ATGTTCTCCGCCACCACGCACGGCCCGACGGCGCGCCGCCCGAGCCGCCTGGTCCAGACACGGACCCCGCCTCGGCGGACGCGGCGCGCGCGGCGACGTGCGCCGGGGTTGAGCCTGCTGTTGCTGTGCCTTTGTGTGGCGTGCGGTTGCACGAGTCTGCGCCAATGGTGCCGCAATGGTTGGAAAGTCGGGCCGAACTATGTGCGCCCGGCGGCCCCGGTCGCGCCTACTTGGGTCGATAGTGCCAACCCGCGCGTGATCAGCGAGCCGGCCGCCGACTGCGCCTGGTGGACCGTCTTCAACGATCCGGTGCTGAATGGTCTGGTCGATGCGGCCCGCGCGCAGAATCTCGACCTGCGCGCCGCGGGGACGCGCATCCTGGAAGCCCGGGCGCAGCGCGGCATCGCCGTCGGCAATTTGTTCCCCCAGAAGCAAACCGCGTTGGGCTCGTATACCCATGGCCAGATCTCGAAGAATCTGCAGCTGCCGTTTCCGCAGAACTTTAGCTTCTACACGAGCGGCTTCAACGCTTCTTGGGAGCTCGACGTGTGGGGCCGCTACCGGCGCATCATCGAAGGCTCGACGGCCGACGTAGATGCCGCCATCGAAGGCTACGGCGAGACGTTGGTGATGATGCTGTCGGACGTCGCCACGGCCTACGTGCAGATGCGCACCTTCGAGCAGCGGTTGGCATACGCCCGCAGGAACGTCGATATCCAGCGCGGTTCGACGCAGCTGGCCGAGCAGCGTTTCACTAACGGCGCCGCCACCGAATTGGATGTCCGCCAGGCGCGCTCGAACTTGGCACAGACCGAAGCCCTCATTCCTTCGCTCGTGGCCGGCCGGCGGCAGGCCGCCAATCAACTTTGCATATTGATGGGCATGCCGGTCACGGATCTGGCCGAAGGGCTGACCCCGGCTCCGATCCCCCGTGCGCCGGCGGAAGTCGCCATCGGCATTCCGGCCGATCTGCTGCGCCGCCGCCCCGATGTGCGGCGGGCCGAACGCGAGGTCGCCGCGCAGAGCGCGCAAATCGGCGTCGCCCAGGCGGATCTTTACCCGCGTCTGGCGCTGAACGGATTCTTGGGTTATGCGGCGGACAACTTCCGAGACATGTTCCGCGCCGACAGCTTCACGTCGTTCATTATTCCGTCGTTGCAATGGAATGTGTTGAACTACGGGCGGATCGTGAACAACATCACCACGCAAGACGCACGACTGCAGCGCGAAGCGCTCGAATATCAACAGGCCGCGCTGCGCGCCGGACGCGAGGTCGAAGACGCGCTGATCGGTTTCCTGCAGGCCCAACTGGCCGCGGTCAGCTATGGGCAGAGCGTGGTCGAAGCGCAGCGCGCCGTCGAGCTGGTGCTGCTGCAATTCGAAGGGGGCGTGACCGATTTCAATCGCGTGTTCAATGCGCAAACGACCCTGGTCCAACAGCAAGATCAGTTGGCCCAGGCGCAGGGGGATATTGCTCTGCGGCTGATCGATGT
- a CDS encoding ATP-binding cassette domain-containing protein yields the protein MADEPLALVDGVCKQFSGGAPPAIADLTLRIEPGQVTGLIGPDGAGKTTLLRLLAGLLLPTKGRVLVRGYDTAKNLAPIRQSLSYMPQRFGLYEDLTVQENLDLYADLRGVTGADRRQSYERLLSFTALGPFTKRLAGKLSGGMKQKLGLACCLIQAPQLLLLDEPSVGVDPISRRELWQMVYDLVDQGIGVVWSTAYLDEAERCAEVLLMNEGRAVYQGPPKELTTSVTGRTFLVQDLGTQRRKALAQVIKQSDVVDGVIQGSSVRVVMAHDGELPDVAALGVASAKVVATPPRFEDAFVDLLGGGPKGEPEPVVVSKTNHGSSTPIVVEAQSLTKRFGDFTAADQISFRIERGEIFGLLGPNGAGKSTTFKMMCGLLRPTAGIARVAGFDLYRAGGLARRRLGYMAQKFSLYGDLSVRQNLHFFAGVYGLAGRDRTAATDRVIHSFGLAPYLEQNAGAIPLGFKQRLALACALMHDPAVLFLDEPTSGVDPLTRREFWGHINAMVEHGVTVMVTTHFLDEAEYCDRIGLVYQGHIIAEGSPDALKESVHRPDGEEPTLEDAFILLVEQYDQRREAS from the coding sequence ATGGCCGACGAACCATTGGCTCTGGTCGACGGTGTCTGTAAGCAATTTAGCGGCGGCGCACCGCCGGCGATCGCCGATCTTACGTTGCGCATCGAACCTGGCCAGGTCACCGGCCTGATCGGCCCCGATGGGGCCGGCAAGACCACGCTGTTGCGATTGCTGGCCGGATTGTTGTTGCCGACCAAGGGGCGCGTCCTGGTGCGCGGCTACGACACGGCCAAGAACCTGGCCCCCATCCGGCAATCGCTCAGTTACATGCCGCAACGTTTCGGGCTGTACGAGGATTTGACGGTTCAGGAAAACCTCGACCTGTACGCCGACTTGCGGGGCGTGACCGGCGCCGACCGCCGCCAGTCCTACGAGCGATTGCTCTCGTTCACCGCCCTGGGTCCATTCACCAAACGCCTGGCGGGCAAGCTTTCCGGCGGCATGAAGCAAAAGCTGGGGCTGGCTTGCTGCCTGATTCAGGCGCCGCAGTTGCTTTTGCTCGACGAGCCTAGCGTGGGGGTCGATCCGATCTCGCGGCGCGAGCTTTGGCAGATGGTGTACGACCTGGTGGACCAAGGCATCGGCGTCGTGTGGAGCACGGCCTATCTGGACGAAGCCGAACGCTGCGCCGAAGTGCTACTGATGAACGAAGGGAGGGCCGTCTACCAGGGACCTCCCAAGGAACTGACCACCAGCGTCACCGGGCGCACGTTTCTTGTGCAGGATCTCGGCACGCAGAGACGCAAGGCGCTAGCGCAAGTCATCAAGCAGTCCGATGTCGTCGACGGCGTGATCCAAGGGAGCAGTGTACGCGTGGTGATGGCCCACGATGGCGAGCTGCCTGACGTGGCCGCGCTGGGAGTCGCCTCGGCTAAAGTCGTGGCCACGCCGCCGCGCTTCGAAGACGCCTTTGTCGATCTGTTGGGGGGCGGGCCCAAGGGAGAGCCCGAGCCGGTGGTCGTTTCGAAAACGAATCACGGTTCGTCGACTCCGATCGTTGTCGAGGCGCAGTCGCTCACTAAGCGATTTGGCGACTTCACGGCCGCAGACCAAATCTCGTTTCGCATCGAGCGCGGCGAGATCTTCGGACTGCTGGGGCCGAACGGGGCCGGCAAATCGACCACGTTCAAAATGATGTGCGGCTTGCTGCGCCCCACTGCTGGAATTGCCCGCGTGGCTGGCTTCGATCTTTATCGGGCTGGCGGACTGGCGCGCCGGCGATTGGGCTACATGGCGCAAAAGTTCTCGTTGTACGGCGACCTGAGCGTGCGGCAGAACCTGCACTTTTTTGCCGGTGTCTACGGACTTGCCGGGCGAGACAGAACCGCCGCCACGGATCGGGTGATTCACTCTTTCGGCCTGGCCCCTTACCTGGAACAAAACGCAGGCGCCATTCCGCTGGGCTTCAAACAACGCCTGGCGCTGGCCTGTGCCCTGATGCACGATCCGGCCGTGTTGTTTCTCGATGAACCGACGTCCGGGGTCGATCCGTTGACGCGGCGCGAGTTTTGGGGGCACATCAACGCCATGGTCGAGCATGGCGTGACCGTGATGGTGACGACTCACTTTCTGGACGAGGCCGAATACTGCGATCGCATCGGCCTGGTGTACCAGGGGCACATCATCGCCGAAGGTTCGCCCGACGCGTTGAAAGAATCGGTTCATCGCCCCGACGGCGAGGAGCCCACGCTCGAAGATGCGTTCATCTTGCTCGTCGAGCAGTACGACCAGCGGCGGGAGGCCTCATGA
- a CDS encoding HlyD family secretion protein, translating into MSSQQRESTDPHAPAGASHEGAHAPAAVVMPPAAVDHAAPAAAPHGKSRRPLYLAIAGVVLLLGGYRFAPLVVRAFNTVSTDDAYVNGHVTTVAARVPGQVLVVKVDDNNRVRKGDILVQLDKEPYEVQLAIKKTALESAQTDLVATQDRLRGIAAQARSNRFKLEHAMEDVRNQLALLKSNVAQLEAEKASLVLAEQDYGRGEALVGKGAISRQQFDQYKAARDVASSRVQSAEQTIQQTRASLGLPINRENPLDAPPNLDQTFSTVRQALADLLVSAAPLGITPTTYSASPKEVIDEFYKRDPEGNVDRIFAKLVEEAAPIKQAQSKVHEAQAALSQAELNLRYCDVFAEIDGVITRRNVNPGNQVQAGQALMAIRSLTDIWIDANFKETQLAELRIGQPVDVEVDMYGSRHHFRGRITGFTMGTGSTLALLPPQNATGNFVKVVQRLPVRIDLEDYDAENQTLFVGLSVIPYVYYKKPAEGPNAGKRLQEVLPTEKSS; encoded by the coding sequence ATGAGTTCGCAGCAGCGCGAAAGTACCGATCCGCATGCACCCGCGGGCGCTTCGCATGAAGGGGCGCACGCGCCTGCGGCCGTGGTCATGCCGCCGGCGGCGGTCGACCATGCGGCCCCCGCGGCGGCTCCGCACGGCAAGTCGCGGCGTCCGCTGTATCTGGCGATCGCCGGCGTCGTGCTGTTGCTGGGAGGTTACCGATTTGCGCCGCTGGTCGTCCGCGCCTTCAACACCGTCTCGACGGACGATGCCTACGTGAACGGCCACGTCACCACGGTTGCTGCCCGTGTGCCGGGCCAGGTCCTGGTGGTAAAAGTCGACGACAACAACCGAGTGCGCAAGGGAGACATTCTCGTGCAGCTCGATAAGGAGCCGTACGAAGTTCAGCTGGCGATCAAGAAAACTGCCTTGGAAAGCGCGCAGACCGACCTGGTAGCCACGCAGGATCGTTTGCGGGGCATCGCGGCGCAAGCGCGCAGCAACCGGTTCAAGCTCGAACACGCTATGGAGGACGTGAGGAACCAATTGGCGCTACTGAAGAGCAACGTCGCGCAGCTCGAAGCCGAAAAAGCCAGTCTCGTCTTGGCTGAGCAAGACTACGGCCGCGGCGAGGCCTTGGTCGGCAAGGGCGCCATCAGCCGGCAACAGTTCGACCAATACAAAGCCGCGCGCGACGTGGCCAGCAGCCGCGTGCAAAGCGCCGAGCAAACCATTCAACAGACACGCGCCAGCCTGGGCCTGCCGATCAATCGCGAGAATCCCCTGGACGCCCCGCCGAATCTGGATCAGACCTTTTCTACCGTGCGCCAGGCGCTGGCCGACTTGCTGGTGAGCGCAGCGCCCTTGGGCATTACGCCCACCACGTACAGTGCGTCCCCCAAGGAAGTCATCGACGAGTTCTACAAGCGCGATCCCGAGGGCAATGTGGATCGAATTTTTGCCAAGCTCGTGGAAGAGGCGGCCCCGATCAAGCAAGCGCAGTCCAAGGTTCACGAGGCCCAGGCGGCCCTCTCGCAAGCCGAGCTGAATCTGCGTTATTGCGACGTCTTTGCCGAAATCGACGGCGTCATCACCCGCCGCAACGTGAACCCGGGCAACCAGGTGCAGGCCGGCCAGGCGTTGATGGCCATTCGCTCGCTGACAGATATCTGGATCGACGCCAATTTCAAAGAGACGCAACTGGCCGAGCTGCGCATCGGCCAGCCGGTCGACGTCGAAGTGGACATGTATGGCAGCCGCCACCATTTCCGCGGGCGGATCACTGGCTTCACGATGGGAACCGGATCGACCCTGGCTCTGTTGCCACCGCAGAATGCGACGGGCAACTTTGTCAAAGTCGTGCAGCGATTGCCGGTGCGCATCGATCTGGAGGATTACGACGCAGAGAATCAAACCCTGTTCGTGGGTCTGTCGGTCATCCCCTACGTGTATTACAAGAAACCGGCCGAGGGCCCCAATGCCGGCAAACGGTTGCAAGAAGTCTTGCCCACCGAAAAGAGTTCTTGA